One Mycolicibacter sp. MU0083 DNA window includes the following coding sequences:
- the lysA gene encoding diaminopimelate decarboxylase yields MNAHPAGPRHADELHHDGLPPRPQTPQELLDLAPNVWPRNTVRNDDGVTQIAGVTLTDLAAEYGTPLYVIDEDDFRGRCREIATAFGGGEHVHYAAKAFLCSEIARWIDQEGLSLDVATGGELAVALHAGFPAHRITMHGNNKSVAELQTAVDAGVGHIVLDSLIEIDRLDAVAAKAGVVQDVLVRVTVGVEAHTHEFISTAHEDQKFGLSLASGAAMEAVRAVFATENLRLVGLHSHIGSQIFDVAGFELAAHRVIGLLRDVVAEFGVDKTAQLSVIDLGGGLGISYLPQDDPPPMGELAEKLTAIVRDEAAAVGVPTPQLVVEPGRAIAGPGTVTLYEVGTVKDVAVSATAHRRYVSVDGGMSDNIRPALYDAHYDVRLVSRGPESLDGSDGAPELARIVGKHCESGDIIVRDTWVPRGMAPGDLIAVAATGAYCYSMSSRYNLLTRPAVVAVRDGKARLMLRRETVEDLISLEVS; encoded by the coding sequence GTGAACGCACACCCCGCCGGTCCGCGGCACGCCGACGAACTGCACCACGACGGGCTGCCGCCGCGGCCGCAGACCCCGCAAGAACTGCTGGATCTGGCCCCGAACGTCTGGCCGCGCAACACCGTTCGCAACGACGACGGGGTAACTCAGATCGCCGGGGTGACGCTGACCGACCTGGCCGCCGAATACGGCACCCCGCTCTATGTCATCGACGAGGACGACTTCCGCGGCCGGTGCCGCGAGATCGCGACCGCGTTCGGCGGTGGCGAACACGTGCACTATGCCGCCAAAGCGTTCCTGTGCAGCGAGATCGCCCGCTGGATCGACCAGGAGGGCCTGAGCCTGGACGTCGCCACCGGCGGTGAACTGGCCGTCGCACTGCACGCCGGTTTCCCCGCCCACCGGATCACCATGCACGGCAACAACAAATCGGTCGCCGAGTTGCAGACCGCGGTCGACGCGGGCGTCGGCCACATCGTGCTCGACTCGCTGATCGAGATCGACCGGCTCGACGCGGTCGCCGCGAAAGCCGGCGTGGTCCAAGACGTGCTGGTACGGGTCACCGTCGGTGTGGAGGCGCACACCCACGAGTTCATCTCCACCGCGCACGAAGACCAGAAGTTCGGGTTGTCGTTGGCCAGCGGTGCGGCCATGGAGGCCGTCCGGGCGGTGTTCGCCACCGAGAACCTGCGGCTGGTCGGCCTGCACAGCCACATCGGCTCGCAGATCTTCGACGTCGCCGGATTCGAGTTGGCCGCCCACCGGGTGATCGGGCTGCTGCGTGACGTGGTCGCGGAGTTCGGCGTCGACAAGACCGCGCAGTTGTCGGTCATCGACCTCGGTGGCGGACTGGGCATTTCGTATCTGCCGCAGGACGATCCGCCGCCGATGGGCGAGCTCGCCGAAAAACTCACTGCCATCGTGCGCGACGAGGCGGCCGCGGTCGGTGTGCCCACCCCGCAGCTGGTCGTCGAACCGGGCCGGGCCATCGCGGGCCCGGGCACCGTCACCCTCTATGAGGTCGGCACCGTCAAAGACGTCGCGGTCAGCGCAACGGCGCACCGCCGCTACGTCAGCGTCGACGGCGGTATGAGCGACAACATCCGCCCCGCGCTGTACGACGCGCATTACGACGTCCGGCTGGTATCGCGAGGTCCGGAGAGCCTGGACGGTTCCGACGGCGCCCCGGAGTTGGCGCGCATCGTCGGCAAGCACTGCGAAAGCGGCGACATCATCGTGCGTGACACCTGGGTACCCCGGGGCATGGCTCCTGGCGATCTGATCGCCGTCGCGGCCACCGGCGCCTACTGTTACTCGATGTCGAGCCGGTACAACCTGCTCACCCGCCCGGCGGTGGTGGCGGTACGCGACGGGAAAGCTCGCCTTATGCTGCGGCGAGAGACCGTCGAAGACCTGATCAGCCTGGAGGTGAGTTAG
- a CDS encoding homoserine dehydrogenase: protein MRPVGVAVLGLGNVGSEVVRILNDSADDLAARIGAPLVLRGVGVRRIADDRGVPTELLTDDIDSLVSREDVDIVVELMGPVEPARKAILSAIAHGKSVVTANKALLSQSTGKLAEAAEAARVDLYFEASVAGAIPVIRPLTQSLAGDTVLRVAGIVNGTTNYILSEMDSTGADYASALADASALGYAEADPTADVEGYDAAAKAAILASIAFHTRVTADDVYREGITGISPADVTTARELGCTIKLLAICERITKGGKQRVSARVYPALVPLTHPLATVNGAFNAVVVEAEAAGRLMFYGQGAGGAPTASAVTGDLVMAARNRVQGGRGPRESKYAKLAIAPIGDVQTRYYVSMDVADKPGVLSTVAAEFAAHEVSIAEVRQEGVVDDDGQLIGARIVVLTHRATDAALSKTVAALAELDAVQRIASVLRMEGTD, encoded by the coding sequence GTGCGGCCGGTGGGGGTCGCAGTCCTGGGCTTGGGCAACGTCGGCAGTGAAGTCGTCCGCATCCTCAACGACAGTGCCGATGATCTGGCTGCCCGTATCGGGGCTCCGCTGGTGCTGCGCGGGGTCGGGGTTCGCCGGATCGCCGACGACCGCGGTGTGCCGACCGAGCTGCTCACCGACGACATCGACAGCCTGGTTTCGCGCGAGGACGTCGACATCGTGGTGGAACTGATGGGTCCGGTCGAGCCGGCCCGCAAGGCCATCCTGTCGGCGATCGCGCACGGCAAGTCCGTCGTCACCGCCAACAAGGCCCTGCTGTCGCAGTCCACCGGCAAGCTGGCCGAAGCCGCCGAGGCTGCGCGGGTGGATCTGTATTTCGAGGCGAGTGTGGCCGGTGCCATCCCCGTCATCCGGCCGCTGACGCAGTCGCTGGCCGGTGACACCGTGCTGCGGGTGGCTGGAATCGTCAACGGCACCACCAATTACATCCTGTCCGAAATGGACTCCACCGGAGCCGACTACGCCAGCGCGTTGGCCGATGCGAGCGCGCTGGGCTATGCCGAGGCCGACCCCACCGCCGACGTGGAGGGCTACGACGCCGCCGCCAAAGCCGCGATCCTGGCGTCGATCGCCTTCCACACCCGGGTGACCGCCGACGACGTCTACCGCGAGGGCATCACCGGGATCAGCCCGGCGGATGTGACCACCGCGCGTGAACTCGGCTGCACCATCAAACTGCTGGCCATCTGCGAACGCATCACCAAGGGCGGCAAGCAGCGGGTCTCGGCGCGGGTGTATCCGGCGCTGGTGCCGCTGACCCACCCGTTGGCCACCGTCAACGGCGCGTTCAACGCGGTGGTGGTCGAGGCCGAAGCGGCCGGTCGGTTGATGTTCTACGGGCAGGGTGCCGGTGGTGCACCGACCGCCTCGGCGGTCACCGGCGATCTGGTGATGGCCGCCCGCAACCGGGTGCAGGGTGGTCGCGGCCCGCGTGAGTCCAAGTACGCCAAGCTGGCCATCGCGCCAATCGGCGACGTCCAGACCCGCTACTACGTGAGCATGGACGTCGCCGACAAGCCGGGTGTGCTGTCCACGGTGGCGGCCGAATTCGCCGCCCACGAGGTGAGTATCGCCGAGGTGCGCCAGGAGGGCGTGGTCGATGACGACGGTCAACTGATCGGGGCGCGGATCGTGGTTCTCACCCACCGGGCCACCGATGCGGCATTGTCGAAAACCGTTGCGGCGCTGGCCGAGCTGGACGCCGTCCAGCGGATCGCCAGCGTGCTACGAATGGAAGGAACAGACTAG
- the thrC gene encoding threonine synthase, protein MSSTGKPTHTPWPGLIEAYRDRLPDATDWTPVTLLEGGTPLIHAKRISEQTGCTVHLKVEGLNPTGSFKDRGMTMAVTDAVARGQKAVLCASTGNTSASAAAYAARAGITCAVLIPQGKIAMGKLAQAVMHGAKIIQIDGNFDDCLELARKMTTDFPTISLVNSVNPVRIEGQKTAAFEIVDALGTAPDIHSLPVGNAGNITAYWKGYREYHADGVTDKLPKMLGTQAAGAAPLVLGEPVANPETIATAIRIGSPASWTQAVEAQQNSGGRFLAATDDEILAAYHLVAQSEGVFVEPASAASIAGLLKSVEDGWVPRGSTVVCTVTGNGLKDPDTALKGMPEVAALPVDAATVVAELGLA, encoded by the coding sequence GTGAGCTCCACCGGGAAGCCGACCCACACCCCGTGGCCCGGCTTGATCGAGGCCTATCGCGACCGGTTGCCCGACGCCACCGACTGGACCCCGGTCACTCTGCTCGAGGGCGGCACCCCGCTGATCCACGCCAAGCGGATCTCCGAGCAGACCGGCTGCACCGTGCACCTGAAGGTCGAGGGGCTCAACCCGACCGGCTCTTTCAAGGACCGTGGCATGACGATGGCGGTCACCGACGCGGTCGCGCGGGGCCAGAAGGCCGTGCTGTGTGCTTCGACCGGCAACACCTCGGCGTCGGCGGCGGCGTATGCCGCGCGTGCGGGCATCACCTGCGCGGTGCTGATCCCGCAGGGCAAGATCGCGATGGGCAAGCTCGCACAGGCGGTCATGCACGGCGCGAAGATCATTCAGATCGACGGCAACTTCGACGACTGTCTGGAGTTGGCCCGAAAGATGACCACCGACTTCCCGACCATCTCGCTGGTGAACTCGGTGAACCCGGTGCGAATCGAGGGCCAGAAGACCGCCGCGTTCGAGATCGTCGACGCGCTGGGCACCGCGCCCGACATCCACTCGCTGCCGGTCGGCAACGCCGGCAACATCACCGCGTACTGGAAGGGCTACCGCGAGTACCACGCCGACGGTGTGACCGACAAGCTGCCGAAGATGCTGGGTACCCAGGCCGCCGGTGCCGCACCGCTGGTGCTCGGCGAGCCGGTCGCCAACCCGGAGACCATCGCCACCGCCATCCGGATCGGCTCGCCCGCATCCTGGACTCAGGCCGTGGAGGCGCAGCAGAACTCCGGTGGACGTTTCCTGGCCGCCACCGATGACGAGATCCTGGCCGCCTACCACCTGGTGGCGCAGTCCGAAGGTGTGTTCGTCGAGCCGGCCTCGGCCGCCAGCATCGCCGGGCTGCTGAAGTCCGTCGAGGACGGATGGGTGCCGCGGGGCTCGACGGTGGTCTGCACGGTGACCGGCAACGGCCTCAAGGACCCCGATACCGCGCTCAAGGGCATGCCCGAGGTGGCTGCACTGCCGGTCGACGCGGCCACCGTGGTCGCTGAGTTGGGGCTGGCCTAG
- the thrB gene encoding homoserine kinase yields MVQLLPTGLSASVAVAASSANLGPGFDSLGLALGLYDEVIVETVDSGLVVQVEGEGAGQVPLTADHLVVQAILRGMRAAGVQAPGMVVRCRNAIPHQRGLGSSAAAAVGGLAVVNGLVSQVDLPGLSQDQLIQLSSEFEGHPDNAAAAVLGGAVVSWTTDGAGGAVDYAAAGVRLHPDIHLFPAIPQLRSSTAETRALLPDQVSHRDARFNLSRAALLVVALTERPDLLLAATEDVLHQPQRAAAQPESAAFLDLLRRNGIAAVLSGAGPAVIALSTGELPAEVLEYGAAHGFTVAEMPVGDGVRWTSGVAVAH; encoded by the coding sequence GTGGTCCAACTGCTGCCAACCGGGCTCTCGGCCAGCGTCGCGGTCGCGGCGTCCAGCGCCAACCTGGGGCCCGGGTTCGACAGCTTGGGCCTGGCGTTGGGCCTTTACGACGAGGTGATCGTCGAAACGGTCGACTCCGGCCTGGTGGTACAGGTCGAGGGGGAGGGCGCCGGTCAGGTGCCGTTGACCGCGGATCATCTTGTGGTCCAAGCGATCCTGCGCGGAATGCGTGCGGCCGGCGTGCAGGCGCCCGGGATGGTGGTGCGTTGTCGCAACGCCATCCCGCATCAGCGTGGTCTGGGTTCCTCGGCCGCTGCGGCGGTCGGCGGGCTGGCCGTGGTGAACGGTCTTGTGTCACAAGTGGATCTGCCCGGGCTGTCGCAGGACCAACTGATCCAGCTCTCCTCGGAGTTCGAGGGCCATCCCGATAACGCGGCCGCCGCCGTATTGGGTGGCGCCGTGGTCTCGTGGACGACGGACGGCGCCGGCGGCGCGGTCGACTACGCGGCGGCGGGGGTGCGGTTGCACCCCGATATCCATCTGTTCCCGGCGATCCCGCAGCTGCGCTCGTCGACCGCCGAGACCCGCGCACTGCTGCCCGACCAGGTCAGCCACCGCGACGCCCGGTTCAACCTCAGTCGTGCCGCACTATTGGTGGTGGCACTGACCGAGCGGCCCGACTTGCTGTTGGCCGCCACCGAGGACGTGTTGCATCAGCCGCAGCGTGCCGCCGCGCAGCCCGAGTCCGCGGCTTTCCTGGACCTGCTGCGCAGAAACGGCATCGCGGCAGTGCTCTCCGGCGCCGGACCGGCGGTGATCGCGCTGAGCACCGGCGAGCTCCCCGCTGAAGTGCTGGAATACGGTGCGGCGCACGGGTTCACCGTCGCAGAGATGCCCGTCGGCGATGGGGTGCGCTGGACGTCCGGCGTCGCAGTGGCACACTGA
- the rho gene encoding transcription termination factor Rho — protein MTETDLFTAEGSADSDAPSTPQNAPETSQDAAVGGIEAAAPSASDSTPAAAPESGAATPTLDASLSAMVLPELRALANRVGVKGTSGMRKSELIAAIREVSVDGGAVPSAAQPTNGEAGGVESAQSSEPAPAIEPVAEAPEAPEAPADTEAAQVTESEAPAPPRRRERRGASRATGAPAANGEETGAPAEQDKPAQQDKPAESDAPGDTEARGEARKQGRGDDRNDRADKSDKNDKAEQSGGRREGAKNDAKNDDGAQAKNDARNDDQGGDQSNRGGGDDDEGRGGRRGRRFRDRRRRGERGGDGGAGGDAELREDDVVQPVAGILDVLDNYAFVRTSGYLAGPNDVYVSMNMVRKNGLRRGDAVTGAVRVPREGDGGDKNPRQKFNPLVRLDSVNGGPVEDARKRPEFSKLTPLYPNQRLRLETSTEKLTTRVIDLIMPIGKGQRALIVSPPKAGKTTIMQDIANAITRNNPECHLMVVLVDERPEEVTDMQRSVKGEVIASTFDRPPSDHTQAAELAIERAKRLVEQGKDVVVLLDSITRLGRAYNNASPASGRILSGGVDSTALYPPKRFLGAARNIEDGGSLTIIATAMVETGSTGDTVIFEEFKGTGNAELKLDRKIAERRVFPAVDVNPSGTRKDELLLSPDEFAIVHKLRRLLSGLDSHQAIDLLMSQLRKTKNNYEFLVQVSKTTPGMDND, from the coding sequence GTGACCGAAACGGACCTCTTCACGGCTGAAGGCAGCGCTGATTCCGACGCGCCGTCGACCCCCCAGAACGCTCCCGAGACCAGCCAGGATGCAGCAGTCGGCGGCATCGAAGCCGCCGCGCCGTCCGCCTCGGACTCCACCCCGGCCGCCGCACCGGAATCCGGTGCCGCGACCCCCACTCTGGACGCCTCGCTGTCGGCGATGGTGCTGCCCGAACTGCGGGCACTGGCCAACCGCGTGGGGGTCAAAGGCACGTCGGGAATGCGCAAGAGCGAACTGATCGCCGCGATTCGTGAAGTCAGCGTGGACGGCGGAGCGGTGCCGAGTGCGGCACAGCCGACGAACGGCGAGGCCGGCGGCGTCGAATCCGCGCAGTCGAGCGAACCCGCCCCGGCGATCGAGCCCGTTGCCGAGGCGCCCGAGGCGCCCGAGGCGCCCGCGGACACCGAGGCGGCCCAGGTCACGGAGTCAGAGGCCCCCGCGCCGCCGCGGCGTCGGGAACGGCGCGGCGCCAGCCGTGCGACCGGTGCTCCCGCGGCCAACGGCGAAGAGACGGGCGCGCCCGCAGAGCAGGACAAGCCCGCCCAGCAGGACAAGCCGGCCGAGTCGGACGCGCCGGGCGACACCGAGGCGCGCGGTGAGGCGCGCAAGCAGGGCCGCGGCGACGACCGGAACGACCGGGCCGACAAGAGCGACAAGAACGACAAGGCCGAGCAGTCCGGCGGACGGCGCGAAGGCGCCAAGAACGACGCCAAGAACGACGACGGCGCCCAGGCCAAGAACGACGCCAGGAACGACGACCAGGGCGGCGACCAGTCCAACCGCGGCGGTGGCGACGACGACGAGGGCCGAGGCGGCCGCCGTGGGCGCCGCTTCCGCGACCGGCGTCGTCGTGGTGAGCGCGGCGGCGACGGCGGTGCCGGTGGCGACGCCGAACTGCGCGAGGACGACGTCGTCCAGCCGGTCGCCGGCATCCTCGACGTGCTGGACAACTACGCGTTCGTACGCACCTCCGGCTACCTGGCCGGCCCCAACGACGTCTACGTCTCGATGAACATGGTCCGCAAGAACGGGCTGCGCCGCGGCGACGCGGTGACCGGTGCGGTCCGGGTGCCCCGCGAGGGCGACGGCGGCGACAAGAACCCGCGGCAGAAGTTCAACCCGCTGGTGCGGCTGGACTCGGTCAACGGTGGCCCGGTCGAGGACGCCCGCAAGCGTCCGGAGTTCTCCAAGCTGACCCCGCTCTACCCGAACCAGCGGCTGCGCCTGGAGACCTCGACGGAGAAGCTGACCACCCGCGTCATCGACCTGATCATGCCGATCGGCAAGGGGCAGCGCGCCCTGATCGTGTCACCGCCGAAGGCCGGTAAGACCACGATCATGCAGGACATCGCCAACGCGATCACCCGCAACAACCCGGAATGCCACCTGATGGTGGTGCTGGTCGACGAGCGTCCCGAAGAAGTCACCGACATGCAGCGTTCGGTGAAGGGCGAGGTCATCGCCTCGACCTTCGACCGGCCGCCGTCGGACCACACCCAGGCCGCCGAGCTGGCCATCGAGCGGGCCAAGCGCCTGGTCGAACAGGGCAAGGACGTCGTCGTCCTGCTGGACTCGATCACCCGACTGGGCCGTGCCTACAACAACGCCTCCCCGGCGTCGGGCCGCATTCTGTCCGGTGGTGTGGACTCCACCGCGCTCTACCCGCCCAAGCGGTTCCTGGGCGCGGCCCGCAACATCGAGGACGGCGGCTCGCTGACCATCATCGCCACCGCGATGGTCGAGACCGGCTCCACCGGTGACACCGTCATCTTCGAGGAGTTCAAGGGCACCGGCAACGCCGAGCTCAAGCTGGACCGCAAGATCGCCGAGCGCCGGGTGTTCCCGGCCGTCGACGTCAACCCGTCCGGCACCCGTAAGGACGAGCTGCTGCTCAGCCCGGACGAGTTCGCGATCGTGCACAAGCTGCGCCGCCTGCTCTCGGGCCTGGACTCGCATCAGGCCATCGACCTGCTGATGAGCCAGCTGCGCAAGACCAAGAACAACTACGAGTTCCTGGTCCAGGTCTCCAAGACCACGCCGGGAATGGACAACGACTGA
- the rpmE gene encoding 50S ribosomal protein L31: protein MKSGIHPAYVETTVVCGCGNNFTTRSTKEGGHIVVEVCSQCHPFYTGKQKILDSGGRVARFEKRYGKRNAGAAAGAAADK, encoded by the coding sequence ATGAAATCTGGCATTCACCCGGCCTATGTCGAGACCACCGTGGTCTGCGGTTGCGGCAACAACTTCACCACCCGCAGCACCAAAGAGGGCGGCCACATCGTCGTCGAGGTCTGCTCGCAGTGCCACCCGTTCTACACCGGCAAGCAGAAGATTCTGGACAGCGGCGGCCGGGTCGCGCGCTTCGAGAAGCGCTACGGCAAGCGCAACGCGGGCGCCGCAGCCGGCGCTGCAGCCGACAAGTAG
- the prfA gene encoding peptide chain release factor 1, protein MTRSVQTIDALLAEHVALETQLSDPELHNDPAEARRAGRRFAQLAPIIATHRKLESARGDLEAARELAADDPSFAAEVPELEALVAELDTTLTDMLAPRDPHDADDIVLEVKSGEGGEESALFAADLARMYIRYAERQGWKVTVLDETTSDLGGYKDATLTIAGKGDTADGVWSKMKFEGGVHRVQRVPVTESQGRVHTSAAGVLVYPEPEEVAEVAIDESDLRIDVYRSSGKGGQGVNTTDSAVRITHLPTGIVVTCQNERSQLQNKARALQVLAARLQALAEEQAQADASADRASQIRTVDRSERIRTYNFPENRITDHRIGYKAHNLDQVLDGDLDAMFDALAAADKETRLQGTS, encoded by the coding sequence ATGACCCGCAGTGTGCAGACGATCGACGCCCTGTTGGCCGAGCACGTAGCCCTGGAGACGCAGCTCTCCGATCCGGAGTTGCACAACGATCCGGCCGAGGCACGCCGGGCCGGTCGGCGCTTCGCGCAACTGGCGCCCATCATCGCCACCCACCGCAAGCTCGAGTCGGCCCGCGGCGACCTGGAAGCCGCCCGTGAACTGGCCGCCGACGACCCGTCGTTCGCCGCTGAGGTCCCCGAGTTGGAGGCCCTGGTAGCCGAACTCGACACCACGCTCACCGATATGTTGGCGCCGCGCGACCCGCACGACGCCGACGACATCGTCTTGGAGGTCAAGTCCGGCGAGGGCGGCGAGGAATCGGCACTGTTCGCCGCGGACCTGGCCCGGATGTACATCCGCTACGCGGAACGCCAGGGCTGGAAGGTGACCGTTCTCGACGAGACCACCTCGGACCTCGGCGGTTACAAGGACGCCACGTTGACCATCGCCGGCAAAGGCGATACCGCCGACGGCGTCTGGTCGAAGATGAAGTTTGAGGGCGGGGTACACCGGGTGCAGCGGGTGCCGGTGACCGAATCGCAGGGCCGCGTCCACACCTCGGCGGCGGGTGTTCTGGTCTATCCGGAACCCGAAGAGGTCGCCGAGGTCGCCATCGACGAATCGGACCTGCGTATCGACGTCTACCGGTCCTCCGGCAAGGGCGGTCAGGGCGTCAACACCACCGACTCGGCGGTGCGCATCACCCACCTGCCGACCGGGATCGTCGTGACGTGCCAGAACGAGCGGTCCCAGTTGCAGAACAAGGCCCGCGCGCTGCAGGTCCTCGCGGCGAGGTTGCAGGCGCTCGCCGAGGAACAGGCGCAGGCGGACGCGTCGGCCGATCGGGCGAGTCAGATCCGCACCGTCGACCGCAGTGAACGCATCCGTACCTATAACTTCCCGGAGAACCGGATCACCGATCACCGCATCGGATACAAGGCGCACAACCTCGATCAGGTCCTCGACGGGGATCTCGACGCGATGTTCGACGCGCTGGCAGCCGCCGACAAGGAAACCCGGTTACAGGGGACTTCGTGA
- the prmC gene encoding peptide chain release factor N(5)-glutamine methyltransferase, translating to MSSVRDVIDSAAAYFAEVGIDSARYDAEELAAHAAGTDRGRLALLDAPGDEFFGRYRELVAARGSRIPLQHLLGTAAFGPVTLEVGPGVFIPRPETEAMLEWAMAQRLPSNPVIVDACTGSGALAIALSRLVAGARVIAIDDSEAALRYTRRNCADTAVEVICADVTAPDLLPELDGGVDLLVSNPPYIPDGADLDPEVAHHDPEHALFGGPDGMAVIAPLARLAARLLRPGGLFAVEHDDTTPTATVAAVRDTGMFDDVVSRPDLAGRLRFVTAVRSGRP from the coding sequence GTGAGCAGTGTCCGGGATGTGATCGATTCCGCCGCAGCATATTTCGCCGAGGTTGGGATCGATTCCGCCCGCTACGACGCCGAGGAGCTCGCAGCCCACGCGGCCGGGACGGATCGCGGCCGGCTGGCGCTGTTGGATGCACCCGGCGATGAATTCTTCGGGCGTTACCGGGAACTGGTCGCCGCGCGCGGCAGTCGCATCCCGCTGCAACATCTGCTCGGGACCGCGGCGTTCGGTCCGGTGACGCTGGAAGTAGGGCCGGGGGTGTTCATCCCGCGTCCGGAGACCGAAGCCATGCTCGAATGGGCGATGGCGCAGCGGCTGCCGTCGAATCCGGTGATCGTCGATGCCTGCACCGGTTCGGGTGCGCTGGCGATCGCCTTGTCGCGCCTCGTAGCGGGTGCCCGGGTGATCGCGATCGACGATTCCGAGGCGGCGCTGCGCTACACCCGGCGCAATTGTGCCGACACCGCGGTGGAGGTGATCTGCGCCGATGTCACCGCGCCGGACCTGTTGCCGGAGTTGGACGGCGGGGTCGATCTGTTGGTCAGCAACCCGCCCTACATTCCCGACGGCGCAGACCTGGATCCCGAAGTGGCCCACCATGACCCCGAGCATGCGCTGTTCGGCGGCCCGGACGGGATGGCGGTGATCGCCCCGTTGGCGAGGCTCGCCGCCCGGCTGCTGCGCCCCGGCGGCCTGTTCGCCGTCGAGCACGACGACACCACTCCGACCGCTACCGTTGCGGCCGTGCGTGACACCGGAATGTTCGACGACGTGGTGTCCCGGCCGGACCTGGCCGGTCGACTCCGGTTCGTCACAGCGGTCAGGAGCGGTCGACCATGA
- a CDS encoding L-threonylcarbamoyladenylate synthase, with amino-acid sequence MTEIFDCSDADRRAAGIDAAVDAIRGGRPVVLPTDTVYGIGVDAFNAAGVTALLAAKGRGRDMPVGVLVGSWNSIDGLALVVPDTARELIRAFWPGALSLIVTQAPSLHWDLGEARGTVMVRMPLHPVALEVLKAVGPMAVSSANISGGAPAVDAEAAHEQLGDSVAVYLDAGPAERGTASTIVDLTGPAPRIVRAGPVTAEQIGAVLGVDPQSLTETP; translated from the coding sequence ATGACAGAGATCTTCGATTGCTCCGACGCCGACCGGCGGGCCGCCGGTATCGACGCGGCCGTCGACGCGATCCGCGGCGGTCGCCCGGTGGTGCTGCCCACCGACACCGTCTACGGGATCGGCGTCGACGCGTTCAACGCCGCCGGTGTCACCGCGTTGCTGGCCGCCAAAGGCCGCGGCCGCGATATGCCGGTGGGTGTGCTGGTCGGCTCGTGGAACTCCATCGACGGCCTGGCGCTGGTGGTGCCCGACACCGCCCGCGAGCTGATCCGGGCGTTCTGGCCGGGCGCGCTGAGCCTCATCGTCACCCAGGCGCCGTCGCTGCACTGGGACCTCGGCGAGGCCCGCGGCACCGTCATGGTGCGGATGCCGTTGCATCCGGTCGCCCTGGAGGTGCTCAAGGCGGTGGGGCCGATGGCGGTGTCGAGCGCCAACATCTCCGGTGGCGCGCCCGCCGTCGACGCCGAGGCCGCACATGAGCAACTGGGGGACTCCGTCGCGGTCTATCTCGACGCGGGTCCCGCCGAGCGGGGGACGGCCTCGACCATCGTGGATCTGACCGGTCCGGCGCCGCGGATCGTGCGGGCCGGGCCCGTCACCGCCGAGCAGATCGGCGCGGTGCTCGGTGTGGACCCGCAGTCGCTGACGGAGACGCCGTGA